TTCAGGAAGCGCGTACGAAATACAATGAATCGCTTTCGTATCAGGAATCGCCCGAACTGCGCAAGCTTTCCGATGAGCGGCTTGCGTCTTTGGGCGAGCGCATTCAAACGCGGCAAAACGAAATCGTCGTCCGCCGTGTACGCGACATGAAAACGAAAGCGCGGAACGAATATTACAACGGAAATTTCAGCGCTGCGGAATCCGTTTTGACGCAGGCAAAAGCGCTGTGGGCGATGACGAATATCGACGAAGATGAAGAGATAACGTCGCTGCTCGCTTTGGTCGGTACGGCGCTTTCGCTTCAGGCGGGGCGTGTTCTTTCTCCGTCGGCACCGCTCTATCCGGAGATGTCACAGCTTTTAAGCATTGCACGGCAGTATTTCAACGAAGGACAGAATTTATTAAAAAAAGGCGATACGGATGCGGGAAAAGCGCTTCTCGCCCAAGCGCTGCAAAAAATTCAAGAGCTGCAGCTCGTCTACCCGCGCAATCGATCGGCAAGTCTTTTAACGCTGCGGATCCGGCAAGTGCTCGATCCTTCGGGGTTTGCGTCTCTGTTTGCCGAGCGCATCGAAATGGCGAAAGCGAATTATAAAACGCCCGACAAACGGCAGTCGGCTTATACGGATTTGCTCGACTTGTATGAAATCGACCCGTCGTATCCGGGACTCGCCGCTCTCATCTACGAAACGGAAATCGATTTGGGGATCCGCCGCCGTCCTCAAGACCGCGAGGCGATCGCTCGTGCGGCATCTCTTACGAAGCAGGCGCAGAGCGTTGCCGACAGTGCAGGACGGGACGAAGTGAAACTTCGCGCGGCGCTCTCTCTTGTCAATGAAGCGATTTCTCTCGATCCGAACAACAATGCGGCGCTCCTTTTAAAAGATCGCATACAGATTGCGATCGGAGGCGAGACGCTTATCGTGCTGTCGTCCGAAGACGAAGCGAAGTATCAAAAAGCGGTCACCGCTTTGCAGAGCAATGACATCGTTACCGCAAATGCGCTCGTCGAAGAACTCTTACAAAAACCGTCAAATAAAAACTCTTCGAAGATTATCGATCTGCAAAAAAAGATCCGGGCGCTGCTGTGATGAACCGAACGATAACGATAATAAAATGCACTCCTTTGTCCGCGCTGTGTGCCGCACTCTTTTGCATTTCCGTTGCGCCTCTTTATGCTCAATCGATGTATTGGGAAAATGCCGTACGCATAACGGAGGGCGATGCCCGTTTTCCCCGTGTCGTAACGAACGGTAAAAAAACATGGGTGTTTTGGGAAGAGATCGATACGAAAAACGAAACGATAGGACTTTCGTGCCGCTATACCGATACAGACGGTACGGTGCGGACGAATCGCCGTTTCGCCGGTCCTTTTCCGTATTCGGGGAGGGTACCCGACATCTATTCCGCTGCGGTTTCAAAAAGAGGAACGGTAGCTGTTGCAGTGCTTTCGGGAAAAAAAACGATTTCGATTTTCACGTCGTCCGACGACGGCGCTTATTTTACCGAAGTGAAGATTCCCCATTATGACGAATCTTTCGTCGCACCTCAAATCTATGCGACTTCGCGCGGCACTTTTATGCTCTTTGTGTCGCTCGGACAAAACGCTTCGTTTGCAATGTATGCGGCGACATCTCCCGACGGTTTTGCATGGTCGGAGTTTTCTCATTTTTTGCCCGCTGATTCTCAAGTAAATCCGTTTATTCCCGTACTCAATTCGATGCCGAAAAACGATGTCGTTGTTTTTCAAGCGCAGTATATCCTTGAAAACCGCATATCCTATCAGCTTTATGCGACTTTTTCTTCCGATGCGGGAGTGACGTGGTCGATGCCTTTGCTGATCACCGGCGCTTCTTCGCTTGCACCCGACGATAAACACGGTTTTTCCGCGTATCACAATCAGCGTCCGTTTTTGTTCACGCGATCGGGCGTTACGTATATCGCATGGGAGCGGACGTATTACGCTTCCGAGAATTCGCATATTTGGGTCGGACAGCTGACAAAAGAGGGAATCGTTGCCGGCACTGCAAAACAAATCAGCGGAGAGGGGAATGCGAACCGCGTCGTCCTCTTTTCGTTTAATAATACTTTGTCCGCCGTTTGGTTTGATACGAGGATCGGCATCGAAACGGTGCGTATGGCGCAAAAAAAAGGTCCGCTTTGGGAAGAGATTACTCTTTCATCGGGACGTGTTCCGAGCCTTTTCGCGTTTCCCGTTATCACCCGATCGAAATCGAATGTCGAACACCTCGCATTCGTGTGGCAGGAAAATCCCCAAAACGGAAAGCCGGGTATCTATCTTCTTGAACCCGATATTTCGGTTGCTCCGCCTTCGATCGAACCGCTTTCGTTCGAAACGGGTAAACGCGCGAAGGAAAGGCGCGTACGCTTCCGCATCGAATTGCCTTCGGATTCGTCCGGCGTCGCCGGCTATTCGTGGAGTTGGTCGCAAGACAAATCGACCGAACCTCCCGATACGATTATGAATACTTCGAAAGAGCGGACGGTCGAAGTAAATGCGTCTGCCGAGGGCAAATGGTATTTTAAAGTACGAACGGCGGACTATGCGGGAAACCGATCGGATTCGGCGGTTGCCGAATATTACCTCGATTTGACGGCACCGGCAAAACCTTCGATCAAACTTCCCGAAACGGATAAGGCCGGCTTTATCCGTTCGAATTCATTCGACATAAGCTGGCAGCCGGATGCGGCCGACAGCGATATCGCCGGCTATACGTGGCATTTGCAGTACATCGCACCGATCGATGATCGCCTTGTTTACACGAAGCGTCACACGATGCGGGTGAGCGTTGACGAAGCGAAAGCTATGGCCGCTTCGTTTTTGACATCCCGCGCGGATGATATTCGGCACGCTGAAAAACCGCCGAAACGCATACTCGGAAAAGAGCGCCGTACTTCGTATGCAAACCGTAAAAACGGACTCTATGCGTTTTCCGTTGCGGCCATCGATGATGTCGGCAATATAGGCGAAGCGTCTACGGTGCCGCTCCTGCTTAACAAATATGTGCCCGTCACCTATATTACGTCGGTCGCCTCGTCGAGCGATATGTTCGGAAATCTCACGATCGATATCATCGGCGGAGGTTTTACTTACGACGGAACGGTAAATGAAATATATATCGACAAGGACGGAAAGGCTCCCTATGATTTAACGCTTCGGCGGAGCGAGGGAACGTTCCGAGTAGTGTCGGACAATCGCATCGTCGACATACGCACCGGCACCGCGCTCGATGAAGGCGCGTATCATATAGGACTTGTGCATTCCGATCGCGGACTTTTTATGAGCGGCGTGCTTTTCCGTGTCGAAAAAAAAGGTACGGTGAAAATGGAACGGCAATACGCTTACGGTTCGCCGTGGCAGCCGATTAAAACGGCATCGCCGTATCATATTCAAATCGGAACGCTTTTGTTTTGGATCGTAATTGCCCTTGCAGCGGCAGGGTTTGCGTTTGCCCTTTTCGGCTTGACGGAGACGGTACGGGATACGCTTGCCGTTCGTATGGAAATACGCGCGCTTATTGCAGGAGATAGTATGCCTCAGAGGAAGAAAAAACGATTTATGCAGCTTAAGTATAAAGGCATCAGCCTCAGATTCAAATTGATGCTGTTTACGACGCTTCTCGTCATCGTTACCGTAGTGCTCGTTGCGCTGCCCTTCGGCATCAATATGGTGCGCACACAGCAAAGTACGCTTGCGCGCGGGCTTTCCGAACGGGTTGATATGCTCCTCGAAAGTTTGTCTTCGAGTACGCGTGTCTATATGTCGACACAAAATATTCTTGAAATGAATTATCTGCCCGATCAAATGTCGTCGCTCGAAGAAGCTCGGTACGTAACGATTACCGGTTATCCGTCGAACAATGCGAATACCGGTCTCGGGTATGTATGGGCGACAAACGATCCCGAAATTTTGCAAAAGATTTCGAACTCGGCGCTCACGTACGGGGTGTCGGAGATAACGAATGAAACCGTTCGGGAAATCGCCCGGCGGTGCGAAAAACTCAATGATGCCGCCGCAAAAGAGGTGGGAGGCATTGCAGCCGATATAGCCGAACTCAATGCCGAAGGCATTTCGCTTGCGCTGCGAACCGACGAGCGTTCCGTTGAGCGCCGCGAAGAGATTGCCCGGATCACGACGGAACTTTCGACAAAGCTGACCGTTTCGCTGAATGAGCTTGCGGCAAAAGGAAGCGGTTCCGTTCCTTCGTATGATTATAATCATTTTGACAGGGTAAACACCGATTATCTTTTTTATCGGCCGGTACTGTATCGTTACGGCACTTCGCAGGAATATGTGAGGGGTATCGTCTTTATGCGAGTGTCTACGGAAAACATCGTTGCAGCGGTCTACAATGCGCGCCGCAGCGTGTTTTTGACGGCTCTCTTTATTGCACTCTTTGCCGTTCTGATCGGTGCCGCCGGTTCGTTTATACTTGCATCGATTATCGTGGCCCCTATCCGTGAACTTGCGCGCCACGTGCAGATCATCGGTGAAACGGCGGACAAGATGAAGCTTGCGGGGCACGATATAAAAATCAAAGGACACGATGAAATCGGGCAGCTCGGAGAGAGCGTCAACGAAATGACGCACGGACTTGTTCGGGCGGCAAAAGACGAACGGCTGCTCATGGACGGCAGGGTTGTTCAGCAGACTTTCCTTCCGCTCGTGACGGGCGAAGACGGTGCAAAAGGAACGTTTGCAAAACTCGACGAAGTCAATCTCCGGTGTTTCGGTTATTACGAAGGAGCGACGGGAGTTTCGGGAGATTATTTCGATTATAAAAAACTTGATGACCGCTGGTATGTTTTAATAAAATGTGATGCCTCGGGACACGGCGTTCCCGCAGCTCTTCTCATGACGATCGTCGCGACGCTCTTCCGTACGTATTTCGCAAACTGGTCATACGAGCGCAACGGTACGCAGATCGATACGGTCGTTTCGCAGATAAACGATTTTATCGAATCGCTCGGCATCAAAGGAAAATTCGCTGCGATAATCATCTGCCTTTTCGATACCGTTTCGGGCGATGTGTATATGTGCAATGCGGGCGACAATATCGTCCACATATACGACAATATGGCACGAAAGGAAACCGAACTGACGCTGTTTGAAACGCCGGCGGCCGGCCCGCTTCCGTCATCTCTCGTTAATATGAAGGGCGGATTCAAAGTCGAAAAAACTCACTTACAAAAAGGCGATGTGCTTTTTCTCTATACCGACGGCATCGAAGAGGCGACGCGGAAATTCCGTTCCCCGTCGTTTGACGTTATACGATGTGCCGAAAAAGGTTTGCATCCGGGAGACGTTCACGGCAATCACAAAGTCGGTGAAGATTCGGAGCAGCTTGAAAGCAGCCGCGTCGGTGAAATCATCGAAGCGGTATTTGCACGGAACGTTTATACGCTTAAAAAATTTCACAATCCGATTCCCGACGAAGAACTCGTTTTCGATTTTTCGACATGCAAAGGGACGATCGAAGAAGCCGTCATCGCGCTCGTATCGGTTGAAAAAGTGTTCCGCATGTACAAGTCACCCGATGTAACGGCAGCCGATGTCGTACGCGTCGACAAAAAAATCGATGAGTTTCTTGAAAAGCATTTCAATCGATACAATTATTATTGCGGCGTAAAACAGGAAAGCGCGGAAGGAACGAATTATTTCGAATACGCATATCTCCGTGAAGACGAACAGCTGGACGATTTGACGCTGCTCGCCGTCCTCCGCCCGTAAAATATTTCGCCGAAAATATTTTATAAAAACGTTTGCAACCGCGGCTATTTGTGTGTATATTATAGGGGAAATGTACAGGAGGTTGTATGGCCATCGGTGATAAAATCAAACGATATTTCGACAAAGGCGTGGAAGCGTCTAAGACGGCATTCGACAAAGGGATGGAAGCGTCTAAAACCGCGTTCAATAAAGCGAGCAGCGCCGTTCAGGATTTCAGCGACAAAAGCGTCGTCCGCATAGAAAAACATCAATTCGAAACGAAAAAAGAAGAACAGCTGCTTGCACTCGGGAAAAAAGTTTTTGAAAAATTCTCGGGCGATGCGGCGTCTGCAGTTCGCGGCGATGATGCCGAGATCGCGCCGATCGTTGCGGAAGTAAAGCATTGCGACGAAGAGATTGCAAAACGCGAAGAGGCGCTTGCTCAAAAGCCGAAGCAGGACTGAAGGTTTAAAAGCGCCGCTGAAATAGCGCGGCGCTTTTAACTTCGAGTTTCGGACGAAGCCGAAACATCGCTTATTAACTGTGCGCTTACGCGCATCGATTCAACAGTCTCCAAAATTGATATTTTGTTCGACTGTTGAATTTTAAGGAAGGTTTAAAAGCACCGCTCGAATGGCGCGGTGCTTTTAACTTCGAGTTTCCTCTCGAAAACTCGCTGATATACGTGTGCGCGCTCGCGCACTAATGCGGCATTTTCGAAAATTAATATTTTCTGCAATGCCGCATTTTAAGGAAGGTTCAAATTGAACGTCTGAAATAGCGCGGCACTTTTAACTTCGAGTTTTCTTTCGAAAACTCGCTGATATACGTGTGCGCGCTCGCGCACCAATTCAACAGTCTCCAAAATTGATATTTTGTTCGACTGTTGAATTTTAAGGAACGGTTAAACGAAACACTGAAATAGCGTGTTTCATTTAACGGCGAGTTTGCCGTAAGGCAAACGTCGCACATCAACATGTGCGCGTTCGCGCACTAATGCGGCATTTTCGAAAATTGATATTTTCTGCAATGCCGCATTTTAAGGAAGGTTTAAAAGCGCCGCTGAAATAGCGCGGCACTTTTAACTTCGAGTTTTCTTTCGAAAACTCGCTGATATACGTGTGCGCGCTCGCGCACCAATTCAACAGTCTCCAAAATTGATATTTTGTTCGACTGTTGAATTTTAAGGAACGGAGTTTTGCCCTGCGCCGCCGTTTGATGTGCGCGCCTGAAGGTTAAAAAAACGGCGGGCTTTATACATACCCGCCGTTCGATCATTTAATAATTATTAATAATTTATTGTCGACGGCTGATTCAGCGCGATGCCGCCGATTTTCCCGCCGTTTTTCCGAATACCATGCAGTCTGCGATCGCATTGCCGCCGAGTCGGTTCGAACCGTGAATGCCTCCGGTAACTTCACCGCACGCGTATAAGCCGGGAACGACTTTGCCGTCTGCGCCGATTACTTCCGCATTCGTGTTGATTTGAATACCGCCCATCGTGTGGTGTACGGTCGGAACTTTTTTGCACGCGTACCACGGGCCGGCATCGAGCGTTTTGTCGTCCGGACTGTTCGATGTAAATCCGAACTCGTCTTTTTCGACTTCTTTTGAAACGACGGAGTTGTACTGTGCGATCGACGTTTTCAGGTCGGCTGCGTTCATCTTCGTCTTTTGCGCAAGTTCGTCGAGCGTCGCAGCTTCGATGACGGAACCCTGTGCGACCATATTCACGATCGTCGCGCCGTTGTTGTCGACGAAATCGCGTGAGGGATAGCGCACCGAATTGACGACGATCCAGTACGTGCTGCCGTCCTGTGCGAAAATTGCTTTGCACAAAGTATCGCGCGCCGCGTTTTCGTTTACGAATCGTTTACCCGAAGCGTTGACGAAGATTCGATTTTTGCCTGATGTGCGGATATTTTCCATGAGACCAGTTCCCGGCGTGCCGCAGGGGTGTAGCTGGATGTCCGGCATGCCGACGATGTTTGCACCGACGCTTTCGGCAAGGGTAATACCGTCGCCCTGCGCGCACAGGAACATATTCGTCGTGCCGATCGAATTGTCGAGCTTCACTTCTTTCCAAACGCCCGTGTTCACTTTTTGGCGGAGCGCGACGTTTGCGCCGAATCCGCCGGTTGCGATGATGACGCCTTTGGAAGCGTTGACCGTGATTTTTCTTCCGCCGTTTTCTCCGATTGCGCCTGTAACTCTGCCGTCTTTTTTAATAAGCGATGTCGCCTTCGTGTTCATGATAACGGTGAT
This Treponema socranskii subsp. buccale DNA region includes the following protein-coding sequences:
- a CDS encoding SpoIIE family protein phosphatase, translating into MNRTITIIKCTPLSALCAALFCISVAPLYAQSMYWENAVRITEGDARFPRVVTNGKKTWVFWEEIDTKNETIGLSCRYTDTDGTVRTNRRFAGPFPYSGRVPDIYSAAVSKRGTVAVAVLSGKKTISIFTSSDDGAYFTEVKIPHYDESFVAPQIYATSRGTFMLFVSLGQNASFAMYAATSPDGFAWSEFSHFLPADSQVNPFIPVLNSMPKNDVVVFQAQYILENRISYQLYATFSSDAGVTWSMPLLITGASSLAPDDKHGFSAYHNQRPFLFTRSGVTYIAWERTYYASENSHIWVGQLTKEGIVAGTAKQISGEGNANRVVLFSFNNTLSAVWFDTRIGIETVRMAQKKGPLWEEITLSSGRVPSLFAFPVITRSKSNVEHLAFVWQENPQNGKPGIYLLEPDISVAPPSIEPLSFETGKRAKERRVRFRIELPSDSSGVAGYSWSWSQDKSTEPPDTIMNTSKERTVEVNASAEGKWYFKVRTADYAGNRSDSAVAEYYLDLTAPAKPSIKLPETDKAGFIRSNSFDISWQPDAADSDIAGYTWHLQYIAPIDDRLVYTKRHTMRVSVDEAKAMAASFLTSRADDIRHAEKPPKRILGKERRTSYANRKNGLYAFSVAAIDDVGNIGEASTVPLLLNKYVPVTYITSVASSSDMFGNLTIDIIGGGFTYDGTVNEIYIDKDGKAPYDLTLRRSEGTFRVVSDNRIVDIRTGTALDEGAYHIGLVHSDRGLFMSGVLFRVEKKGTVKMERQYAYGSPWQPIKTASPYHIQIGTLLFWIVIALAAAGFAFALFGLTETVRDTLAVRMEIRALIAGDSMPQRKKKRFMQLKYKGISLRFKLMLFTTLLVIVTVVLVALPFGINMVRTQQSTLARGLSERVDMLLESLSSSTRVYMSTQNILEMNYLPDQMSSLEEARYVTITGYPSNNANTGLGYVWATNDPEILQKISNSALTYGVSEITNETVREIARRCEKLNDAAAKEVGGIAADIAELNAEGISLALRTDERSVERREEIARITTELSTKLTVSLNELAAKGSGSVPSYDYNHFDRVNTDYLFYRPVLYRYGTSQEYVRGIVFMRVSTENIVAAVYNARRSVFLTALFIALFAVLIGAAGSFILASIIVAPIRELARHVQIIGETADKMKLAGHDIKIKGHDEIGQLGESVNEMTHGLVRAAKDERLLMDGRVVQQTFLPLVTGEDGAKGTFAKLDEVNLRCFGYYEGATGVSGDYFDYKKLDDRWYVLIKCDASGHGVPAALLMTIVATLFRTYFANWSYERNGTQIDTVVSQINDFIESLGIKGKFAAIIICLFDTVSGDVYMCNAGDNIVHIYDNMARKETELTLFETPAAGPLPSSLVNMKGGFKVEKTHLQKGDVLFLYTDGIEEATRKFRSPSFDVIRCAEKGLHPGDVHGNHKVGEDSEQLESSRVGEIIEAVFARNVYTLKKFHNPIPDEELVFDFSTCKGTIEEAVIALVSVEKVFRMYKSPDVTAADVVRVDKKIDEFLEKHFNRYNYYCGVKQESAEGTNYFEYAYLREDEQLDDLTLLAVLRP
- a CDS encoding flavocytochrome c, with translation MKKIALFLCSAVLLVSATGAAKKTQAKTYSKTISAHNAPMTVSVTISDGKITDIDYSKNLETIGVGKKALETVADRIIENQSLAVDVVTGASISSHSLIAAVRDCLVQSGADIKKWTKPKKAKQLKDETYDTDVLVIGGGGAGLAAAVSAEQNGAKVIVMEKIGLLGGSTNVSEGALNAVDPKRQVPQGITDSVETFYNATMTGGHNTGTPSLVRYMTSNAYPAVEWLESIGVQFKDKVGSATGSLGQRSHYPKTPSGNSYIRVFEAYAAKHPNITVIMNTKATSLIKKDGRVTGAIGENGGRKITVNASKGVIIATGGFGANVALRQKVNTGVWKEVKLDNSIGTTNMFLCAQGDGITLAESVGANIVGMPDIQLHPCGTPGTGLMENIRTSGKNRIFVNASGKRFVNENAARDTLCKAIFAQDGSTYWIVVNSVRYPSRDFVDNNGATIVNMVAQGSVIEAATLDELAQKTKMNAADLKTSIAQYNSVVSKEVEKDEFGFTSNSPDDKTLDAGPWYACKKVPTVHHTMGGIQINTNAEVIGADGKVVPGLYACGEVTGGIHGSNRLGGNAIADCMVFGKTAGKSAASR